A region of uncultured Carboxylicivirga sp. DNA encodes the following proteins:
- a CDS encoding recombinase family protein, translating into MKIGYARVSTKDQNLEMQIEALNKTGCTKIFQETKSAVKERPELEKMLEHTREGDIVVVWKLDRLGKSLKHLIEMVSGFRERGVEFISLNDSIDTTTAQGRLTFNIFASFAEFERELIRERTIAGL; encoded by the coding sequence ATGAAAATTGGTTATGCAAGAGTATCTACCAAAGATCAGAATTTGGAGATGCAAATTGAAGCATTGAATAAAACAGGTTGTACTAAAATCTTTCAGGAAACAAAAAGTGCAGTAAAAGAACGTCCGGAACTTGAAAAAATGTTGGAACATACTCGTGAAGGGGATATTGTTGTAGTATGGAAATTGGATCGCCTAGGAAAATCTCTAAAACATCTCATTGAAATGGTTTCTGGTTTTCGGGAACGAGGTGTTGAGTTTATTAGTTTAAATGATAGTATTGACACTACTACAGCACAAGGTCGTTTAACCTTTAATATTTTTGCAAGCTTTGCAGAGTTTGAACGAGAATTAATTCGGGAGCGTACGATAGCTGGTCTCTAG
- a CDS encoding acyloxyacyl hydrolase, producing the protein MRYTYILSLLYLFFLRNTLYGQDTINNNAVIKNKSIEVFYQNGKVLQTNDFVRGNNSLNESIDGFHAFSARFAWQTTGQNIWEQLYNYPQYGLGIYTASFEKVPELGNPIAIYGFFTSPFYNNEKLSISYDASFGITFNWESFELGQNPNNIAIGTEQSVYIDIGLKLDYQFLKSWKMGAAVSFTHFSNGALKKPNQGINTFAPKVYLSYAIKTTDENKIINEIPEFIDKNSITTSFYTGWKNVLYSGDGVDSTIANKGVYYNVYGLSATFNRQISYKSKVGLGITLGYFGAANSHITAVNGELEDNDAPLKEGFEVSIYPSYELAINKLSLILQPGIYLYRFNYKNQTPILYQRVGLKYHFWKSVFAGINLHANSFYISDYIEWNLGYTF; encoded by the coding sequence ATGAGATACACCTACATACTTTCACTACTATATTTATTTTTTTTAAGGAATACCTTGTATGGTCAAGATACAATTAATAATAATGCTGTTATTAAAAATAAATCAATTGAAGTTTTTTACCAAAATGGAAAGGTTTTACAAACCAATGATTTTGTTCGGGGAAATAATTCATTAAACGAATCTATTGATGGTTTTCATGCATTTTCGGCTCGATTTGCCTGGCAAACAACTGGGCAAAATATTTGGGAACAACTATATAACTATCCACAATATGGTTTAGGGATTTATACCGCAAGTTTTGAAAAGGTTCCTGAATTAGGGAATCCGATTGCAATTTATGGTTTCTTTACTTCCCCCTTTTACAACAATGAAAAGCTATCGATTAGTTACGATGCCAGTTTTGGAATTACCTTTAACTGGGAATCGTTTGAATTAGGGCAAAATCCGAATAATATAGCCATTGGAACTGAGCAAAGTGTTTATATTGATATAGGTTTAAAATTGGATTATCAATTTCTAAAAAGTTGGAAAATGGGTGCAGCTGTTAGTTTCACACATTTCTCCAATGGGGCACTTAAAAAACCTAACCAAGGGATAAACACATTTGCTCCCAAAGTTTATTTATCCTACGCCATAAAAACAACAGACGAAAACAAAATTATTAATGAAATTCCAGAATTTATTGATAAAAACAGCATAACAACCAGTTTCTACACTGGATGGAAAAATGTATTGTACTCGGGTGATGGAGTAGATTCAACAATAGCAAATAAAGGTGTGTATTATAATGTTTATGGATTATCTGCCACTTTCAATAGGCAGATCAGTTATAAATCCAAAGTAGGATTAGGTATAACTTTAGGTTATTTCGGTGCAGCAAATTCACATATTACAGCGGTCAATGGAGAACTTGAAGATAATGATGCCCCTTTAAAAGAAGGTTTTGAAGTTAGTATATACCCTTCCTACGAATTAGCAATCAACAAACTATCGCTAATATTGCAACCGGGCATCTATCTGTATAGGTTTAATTACAAGAATCAAACACCTATATTATACCAAAGAGTTGGATTAAAATATCATTTCTGGAAATCTGTTTTTGCTGGTATAAATCTTCATGCTAACAGTTTCTATATTTCAGATTACATCGAATGGAATCTGGGGTATACCTTTTAA
- a CDS encoding phosphatase PAP2 family protein: protein MILKTIISFLLFSFITQQVFSQCPSDTIGSNNYLKFKYSSLIIPSILIGYGAVGIESDLIKEGNLEIKEEINEHIDKRFSIDDFSQYAPSLAVYGLNAAGIKGKNDLRNRTIILASSFLLMTTTVKSLKSITKVKRPDGSSNNSFPSGHTATAFVGAEFLMQEYKDVSIWYGISGYIVATGTGLFRIYNDRHWLTDVAAGAGIGILSTKIAYWINPFINEKLFRNRKAKHLNALAYPFYNGKQIGFSFALHL from the coding sequence ATGATTTTAAAAACAATAATTAGTTTCTTGCTATTTTCATTTATTACTCAACAGGTCTTTTCACAATGCCCATCAGATACAATTGGATCAAATAATTATTTAAAATTTAAATATTCTTCCTTAATTATACCAAGTATTTTAATAGGCTACGGTGCAGTGGGAATAGAAAGCGACTTAATTAAAGAAGGAAATTTAGAGATTAAGGAAGAGATAAATGAACATATTGATAAAAGATTTTCAATCGATGATTTTTCACAATACGCTCCATCATTAGCCGTTTACGGTTTAAACGCAGCAGGGATAAAAGGTAAAAATGATCTACGAAATAGAACGATTATTTTAGCTTCATCTTTTTTATTAATGACAACTACAGTAAAAAGCCTAAAGTCTATTACAAAGGTGAAACGTCCAGATGGTAGTTCAAATAATTCATTTCCTTCTGGCCATACTGCAACAGCATTCGTTGGAGCGGAATTTCTGATGCAAGAATATAAAGATGTATCTATTTGGTATGGTATTTCGGGTTATATTGTTGCTACAGGAACAGGACTTTTTAGAATTTACAACGACAGACATTGGTTAACGGACGTTGCAGCTGGAGCAGGAATTGGAATACTTAGTACAAAAATAGCATATTGGATAAATCCTTTCATAAATGAGAAATTATTTAGAAATAGAAAGGCAAAACATCTAAATGCTCTTGCATATCCATTTTATAACGGAAAACAAATTGGATTTAGTTTTGCTTTGCACTTATAA
- a CDS encoding helix-turn-helix domain-containing protein, which translates to MHLKRSNILSCEFQDFDSNPNEIFIRSIDEIKERAGKMLHVPKRFNFYKIVYVTKGEGWHKVDMHNHYLTSETILPIGINTYQCFSDVASLEGFVIHFTHNFFAKERENYNYLSNYNIFLNPSIINCNKELSFVLHQLRSIYEAEHSIEKYDQIINYLRVLLLSISINKQANDLSTASPQSELYQRFQSVLDKHINYSTKVVDICDHLQINSRKLNTALKSITGKGVKEVIDERLILEIKRLLLYSDLSVKEIAFKLGFDEAANLTNFFKRHTNQSPVKFRGVCKKSETYNI; encoded by the coding sequence ATGCATCTTAAAAGATCTAACATATTATCTTGTGAATTTCAGGATTTTGATTCTAATCCAAATGAAATTTTTATCCGTTCAATTGATGAAATTAAAGAACGGGCCGGTAAAATGCTGCATGTTCCTAAACGATTTAACTTCTACAAAATCGTTTATGTAACAAAAGGTGAAGGCTGGCATAAAGTTGACATGCACAATCATTATCTTACTTCTGAAACGATTTTACCCATTGGTATCAATACTTATCAATGTTTTTCAGATGTTGCTTCTCTGGAAGGTTTTGTTATTCACTTCACTCATAATTTCTTTGCTAAAGAAAGAGAGAATTATAATTACCTGTCAAATTATAATATCTTTTTAAATCCATCAATTATTAACTGTAACAAAGAGTTATCATTTGTTTTACATCAGTTAAGAAGTATTTATGAGGCAGAGCATAGCATTGAAAAATATGATCAAATAATAAATTATTTAAGGGTGTTATTGCTTAGTATTAGCATCAATAAACAAGCAAATGATCTGTCTACAGCTTCACCGCAATCTGAATTATATCAAAGATTTCAGTCTGTACTTGACAAACACATCAACTATTCAACAAAGGTTGTGGATATTTGTGATCATCTTCAAATAAATTCAAGAAAACTCAATACTGCTCTAAAAAGTATTACTGGTAAAGGTGTTAAGGAAGTCATTGATGAACGATTGATTCTTGAAATAAAGCGTTTACTCCTTTATTCAGATTTATCTGTAAAAGAAATTGCCTTTAAACTTGGTTTCGATGAAGCTGCCAATCTTACTAATTTTTTTAAAAGACACACCAATCAATCTCCTGTTAAATTCAGAGGTGTATGTAAAAAATCCGAAACTTATAATATTTAG
- a CDS encoding NAD(P)H-dependent oxidoreductase produces the protein MNIKIGILVGSLRKASYSKIIASEVLNMAPEGYEFEIISLDDLTIYNQDFDDENRVPEAYTIFRESIKEKEGIIFITPEYNRSVPGVLKNAIDIGSRPFGKSVWNGKPAAIISNSPGNLAAFGANHHLRQSLVVLNVPVMQQPEVYLAHIQEVFDESGKIKDVRTKEVLQNAVNSYINWFVKNK, from the coding sequence ATGAATATTAAAATAGGAATATTAGTAGGATCATTACGAAAGGCATCCTACTCAAAAATAATCGCCAGCGAAGTACTTAATATGGCCCCCGAGGGATATGAATTTGAAATAATATCATTAGATGATCTTACCATATATAACCAGGATTTTGATGATGAAAATAGGGTACCTGAAGCCTACACTATCTTTAGGGAATCAATTAAAGAAAAAGAAGGTATCATTTTTATAACACCAGAATATAATCGTTCGGTTCCAGGAGTATTAAAAAATGCTATAGATATTGGTTCAAGACCTTTTGGTAAAAGTGTGTGGAACGGAAAACCTGCTGCTATCATTAGTAATTCACCCGGAAATCTTGCCGCTTTTGGAGCCAACCATCATTTAAGACAAAGTCTGGTTGTATTAAATGTTCCTGTAATGCAGCAACCAGAAGTATACCTGGCTCACATTCAGGAGGTATTTGATGAATCCGGCAAAATTAAAGATGTGAGAACCAAGGAAGTACTTCAAAATGCTGTTAATTCATACATTAATTGGTTTGTTAAAAACAAATAA
- a CDS encoding winged helix-turn-helix transcriptional regulator, whose product MSEKWSLIILSTLNQQGILRYKELNSEIPDISQKMLSNTLKQLEADKMITPKMYPEIPPRVEYSLTST is encoded by the coding sequence ATGAGTGAAAAATGGTCGTTGATAATTTTGAGTACACTCAACCAACAAGGAATTTTGCGTTATAAAGAGTTAAATTCTGAAATCCCCGATATTTCGCAGAAAATGCTCTCAAATACGCTAAAACAGCTGGAAGCTGATAAAATGATCACACCTAAAATGTACCCCGAGATACCTCCACGTGTTGAATATTCTTTGACTTCCACATGA
- a CDS encoding SDR family oxidoreductase, with protein MSSVILFVYSYSIASIKIPLGRTATIEEVASAYIFLMMNTFITGQKIAVDGGIMLA; from the coding sequence GTGTCTTCAGTAATACTTTTTGTATACTCATATTCAATTGCATCAATTAAAATTCCATTAGGGCGCACTGCTACAATCGAGGAAGTTGCTTCAGCCTATATTTTCTTAATGATGAACACATTTATCACTGGTCAGAAAATAGCCGTTGATGGAGGAATAATGTTAGCATAA
- a CDS encoding FAD-dependent oxidoreductase: protein MTLYNLEYFDKRCEFDSTYTFRFKSDESLNFNAGQWVHLGFPQPNRDKSLVRHMSFASAPSDKYLEFTMDISSKTAYKQKMNNLLPGDSVKAFKIVGEFQVLPQQKEIMFITGGIGITPVRSIIRQLKYQQSTTNWTLLHVSRGSFLYNDEISKYDNKQVRVNRSELELIWPAIIKKHESTQYYISGSEQFVKGISEKLTHSGITKSSQVVESFH, encoded by the coding sequence ATGACTTTATATAATCTTGAATATTTTGATAAAAGATGTGAATTTGATTCAACTTACACTTTCCGTTTTAAATCTGATGAATCACTAAATTTCAACGCTGGCCAGTGGGTACACCTGGGGTTTCCTCAACCAAACCGTGATAAATCATTAGTAAGACATATGTCTTTTGCTTCTGCCCCATCTGATAAATACCTTGAGTTTACAATGGATATATCATCAAAGACTGCTTATAAACAAAAAATGAACAATCTTTTACCTGGTGATAGTGTAAAGGCCTTTAAGATAGTTGGGGAATTTCAGGTTTTGCCTCAACAAAAAGAGATAATGTTTATCACCGGAGGAATTGGTATAACACCGGTACGATCAATTATTCGCCAATTAAAGTATCAGCAATCAACAACAAACTGGACATTACTGCATGTTTCCAGAGGTTCTTTTTTATATAATGATGAAATATCAAAATATGATAACAAGCAAGTCAGGGTAAACAGAAGCGAATTGGAATTGATTTGGCCTGCAATAATTAAAAAACATGAGAGCACTCAATATTACATTAGCGGTTCTGAGCAATTTGTAAAAGGTATTTCTGAAAAACTCACTCATTCAGGTATCACCAAAAGTAGTCAGGTTGTTGAAAGCTTTCATTAA